Proteins encoded within one genomic window of Candidatus Zixiibacteriota bacterium:
- a CDS encoding RNA polymerase sigma factor: MTSRRDDSTMETDAALVMKIKAGQRHAFRELVERYKKPAYRMALGLIGNRDDALDISQEAFLRVYKSADTFDENQPFLPWFYTIIANLCRTWMRRRSRVDNRMVDVEDPSFLLVDDSNPEQTVIKKETVARLQKALLQLDFRDREIIMLQHFRGLSYDEIAEILKIPKGTVMSRLYYSRKKLAALMGKN; encoded by the coding sequence ATGACTAGTCGAAGGGACGACAGCACCATGGAGACCGATGCTGCACTGGTTATGAAAATAAAAGCTGGTCAGAGACATGCCTTTCGAGAGTTGGTGGAAAGATACAAGAAACCTGCTTATCGAATGGCTCTCGGCCTGATCGGTAATCGCGATGATGCCCTAGATATCTCGCAGGAAGCTTTCCTGCGGGTATACAAGTCGGCGGACACCTTCGATGAGAACCAGCCTTTTCTCCCCTGGTTCTATACCATCATTGCGAATTTGTGCCGAACCTGGATGAGAAGACGCAGTCGCGTCGACAATCGCATGGTTGACGTGGAGGATCCGTCGTTCCTGTTGGTTGATGATTCCAACCCAGAGCAAACGGTAATCAAAAAAGAGACCGTCGCCAGATTGCAAAAGGCGCTCTTGCAGCTTGATTTCAGAGATCGGGAGATAATCATGCTGCAGCATTTCCGTGGGTTGTCTTACGATGAGATCGCCGAGATCCTCAAGATACCCAAGGGTACGGTTATGTCGCGTCTTTATTACTCACGCAAAAAACTGGCGGCGCTCATGGGGAAGAACTGA
- a CDS encoding zf-HC2 domain-containing protein, producing MNKDMREYLAGYVDGELTDDEKAAFEEQLARDAGLREELDEFRKLKEATSMARYADLPLEVWENYWRNLYRKVERGLGWILASIGAIILLGFGLFEGLSKLYANPDAPLWLKVGVTAVGSGGVILLVSYGRERLFAYNRDRYKEVER from the coding sequence ATGAACAAAGATATGCGTGAATATCTGGCAGGCTATGTCGACGGCGAGTTGACCGACGACGAAAAAGCCGCGTTCGAGGAACAATTAGCACGGGATGCGGGACTCAGAGAAGAATTGGATGAATTTCGCAAGTTGAAGGAGGCCACGTCGATGGCTCGATACGCGGATTTGCCGCTGGAGGTCTGGGAGAATTACTGGCGCAACCTCTATCGCAAGGTCGAACGGGGATTGGGCTGGATTCTGGCCTCGATCGGAGCGATCATTTTGCTGGGCTTCGGGCTGTTCGAGGGTCTCAGCAAGCTCTACGCCAATCCGGACGCACCGCTCTGGCTAAAGGTCGGGGTTACGGCGGTTGGAAGCGGCGGCGTTATTTTGCTTGTATCGTACGGTCGCGAGCGGTTATTTGCCTACAACCGTGATCGTTATAAAGAGGTTGAACGATGA
- a CDS encoding heavy metal-binding domain-containing protein → MIVTTCEFIAGKKIIKTLGLVRGNTVRARHLGRDIGAMFRNIVGGEVNEYTKLLAEAREQSIDRMIEDARQMGANAVVQVRFSTSEMMQGAAELLVYGTAVYVEDDPA, encoded by the coding sequence ATGATCGTAACCACCTGCGAATTCATTGCCGGCAAGAAAATCATTAAAACACTCGGATTGGTTCGCGGCAACACCGTACGTGCACGACATTTGGGACGCGATATCGGAGCCATGTTCCGCAACATTGTCGGCGGTGAAGTTAACGAATACACCAAGCTCCTGGCCGAGGCCCGCGAGCAGTCGATCGATCGCATGATCGAAGATGCACGCCAGATGGGCGCCAACGCCGTAGTGCAGGTGCGATTCTCGACTTCGGAGATGATGCAAGGAGCCGCTGAACTACTGGTTTACGGCACTGCCGTATACGTCGAAGACGACCCGGCCTAG